Sequence from the Vicinamibacterales bacterium genome:
CGGATCGACCTTCTCGAGACGATGCCGGCGCAGCAGGTGCTGAACCATCGGCGTGCCCATCGGCGCCGCGTAGTCCATGTACTGCAGGCCGCCGTAGCCGGCGCGAGGGTCGTCGTAGCGCGGCTTGTAGTTGTCGTCGGGCAGTTCAGCGAACGTGTGATGGACACGCAGCGTCACTGAGTCGGCCGACGGCGTGACACTGCCGACCGTGCCTGAGAACAGACCACCGCCGAAGCCGCCGCCCCCGCTGCCGGGGACCGCGCCACCCACCGACGGCGGCCCTTGCGCCGGCCCCGCGCCGCCGCCGCGTCCGCCGCCGGCGGCCTCGCTGGCAAACGTCAGGATCGTGTCGATCTCGGAGTTCTTCGGAAAGCCCTTCGTCCACGGCACGTCGAACGTGCTGCGCGTCCGGTCGATGCGATACGTGCCGGGGCGGAGCCGCGGCGCGATGTTGGTGGAGTCGCGCAGGAAGAAGTCGCTCGCATCGACGAGCACGTGCCCGCCGCTCTCGGCCGCGACGGTGAAACCCCAGAGGATCGACTTGGCGAACGCGTCCTCGACGGCGCGGCGCTCGTCGGGATTCGGGCTGTTGGCGCGGAAGGTGTAGTTCGGCTGCACCATCATCACGCGCGGCCCGATGCGCTGAAACTTGACGACGCGCCCCTGGCCGCCCTGGCCACGGTCGAGACCGATGTCGTTTGAACCGAGGCCGGCCGTCAGGCCGGTCGCATAGAGCATCTCGGTGTCGAGCTTGTCGATCTCCATCCAGAGCGAGCCGGTGCGCTCGTCCCAGTAGAGGGGGAGATAGCCATCGAGTTTCTGCATGCCCGCGGTGCGGGCCTCGATGGTCGGAGGGGGACCGGCCGGCTGTTGAGCGCCGGCGCCGCCGCCGCGCCCCTGCGCGGAAGCCACGGCGCCGACGAACGTGAGAGCGGTCGCGAAGAGAGCAGTAATCCGCATGCGCGGATTCTATCTCGGACAGAAAGGGCCGGGGATCAGATCCCGACCGTCTGCCTCGAACCCGGTTCAGTCAATCGACGGCAGGACTTTCCCCGGGTTCATCAGGTTGTGCGGATCGAGCGCCTTCTTGATGGCCCACATCACGCCGATCGCGTCGCGGCCGTGTTCCGCTTCGAGGAAGCGGATCTTGCCGATGCCGACGCCGTGCTCGCCGGTGCAGGTGCCGCCCATGGCGAGCGCGCGCGCGACGAGGCGGTCGACGAGGTGTTCGGCGGCCGCCATGTCCGACGGATCCTCCGGATTGACGGCCAGCAGCAGATGGAAGTTGCCGTCCCCGACGTGCCCGACAAGCGGTCCCGGCAGCGGCGAATCGGCCAGGTCCTTCTTGGTCTCGTGGATGCACTCGGCGAGGCGCGAAATCGGCACGCAGACGTCGGTCGTCCAGCCGCGCGCGCCCGGGCGCAGCGCCAGGCCGGCGTAGTAGGCGTCGTGGCGCGCCGCCCAGAGCTTGGCGCGCTCCTCGGGCGACGTCGCGCGCGAGTACTCGTGGCCGCTGTGCTCGGCGACGATGTCGCCGGTGGCCTGCGCCTGTTCGTCGACGGACGCATCGCTGAGCCCGTGGAACTCGAAGAAGAGCGTCGGCTTCTCCGGCCGCGCCAGGCGCGAATGCTTGTTGACGGCCTCCATCATCGCTTCGTCGAGCAGCTCGATCCGCGCCACCGGGATGCCGAGCTGCACGATCATGATCACCGCGTTGACGG
This genomic interval carries:
- a CDS encoding FAD-linked oxidase C-terminal domain-containing protein; translation: MNRDALISQLRGTLGDRVATGDAVRDHHSRGESHHHGVRPDAVVFPTSTAEVQDIVRACAAANCPMTAFGAGSSLEGHVVPLQAGVTVDLSRMNRVLRLSVEDLDITVEAGVTRKQLDKHLQASGLWFPLDPGADATIGGMAATRASGTTAVRYGTMRDAVLGLTVVTADGRAIRTGTRARKSSAGYDLTRLFVGAEGTLGIITELTLRLHGRPESVASATAWFDSIDDAVNAVIMIVQLGIPVARIELLDEAMMEAVNKHSRLARPEKPTLFFEFHGLSDASVDEQAQATGDIVAEHSGHEYSRATSPEERAKLWAARHDAYYAGLALRPGARGWTTDVCVPISRLAECIHETKKDLADSPLPGPLVGHVGDGNFHLLLAVNPEDPSDMAAAEHLVDRLVARALAMGGTCTGEHGVGIGKIRFLEAEHGRDAIGVMWAIKKALDPHNLMNPGKVLPSID